A stretch of DNA from Triticum dicoccoides isolate Atlit2015 ecotype Zavitan chromosome 2A, WEW_v2.0, whole genome shotgun sequence:
ctGTTCTGTCTCATTCACCGAAAGATGACAAActttccaaaaataaaataaaatgtccgTGATCTTTGTATATGTTCTACAGTTGCTTTACACTGTATATGTGCATGTATTGTTGTGTTTTAGGTATTAATGAGCTAATTACGAATTTATTATCAGTGGTTTTATCACACATCATttcttttagtttaccataatgggCTCAGATGTATGACATGTGTTTGCTCTGTTTGCAGCCAGGAATGGAAGGTGGACGCAATTGCTATGCCGATGAGCATTATATGCCAACACTATTCAGTGTAAGTATACGAGGGCCTTTTATATGTTGACATTTATCTCCATCAGTAATAACCATTGCGTCACTTGCGATTGTGGGAACTTGTATTTGCACAAAACAGATGATGGATCCAAATGGAATAGCGAATTGGTCCGTAACTCATGTTGACTGGTCAGAAGGAAAGTGGCATCCAAAAGCTTATCGGGCGCAAGATGTCACTCATGGGCTCCTCAAGAATATAACTGTATGTTTCTGTGTTATACACTTGTAGATTTATCTCGTGTCATGTCTACTTGTCAGAGGTCCTTTAAGTTCATCTCTAACATGGTTCTAATTCCAATTCTTTGATCTCGCTGCAGTCAATCGACGTGAGCCATCATGTTACAAGCGATAGCAAGGTCTctgtctctcttctctctctctctctctctctctcaatgatTCACGTGCACATTTACCTGACAAACTCAAAGTGATGAAGAAAAGGAACTAAAACAGAGATACTTGATTTGTTTCCTTGTTGTTACAGAAAGTGGTTACACAGAACCCTTGCTTATGGAATGGAGTGAAGAAACCATGCTACCTGTTCGCAAGGAAGTTCTACCCTGAGTCCATGAACAACCTCATGTACTTATTCTCGAATTACACCCTCTTTTGAGTGTgctgtgctcatcccacatactACAGGAATTTACAGGAGGTATTTTTGCTATAGAAACATGTGTACATTTGGAAGGACATTAGATCTATTGACAAGTTGGTGGATATAGAAGAAAATACGGAGAAGGCATTCGCTGCAGTAATCGAGTGGTTCCCAATCCCATCTCCATCTCAGGCCATTTTAACTCGCTCCAGGACATCACATATTTAGGACGACCATGTCTTTTTACTAGTTTCTTTACAGATTTTGTCACTGATTCAGTGATGTATAGTAAGATTACTGTAACTCGGAAAAGCCATTAGATGATGTCCATTATTGGTTACACTAATACCACTGAGTCTGCTCAAAGCTCCGTCGAATCATTTCGCTTGTTCAAGTGGCTGTCATGTTTTTGCATTTCATATTTCCACGGTActtgcttgattttgaaatagaagGTGCATTTTTTTTGGAAAGTCCAATTTTTTTTGTGACCAAATTTATATAGAATTTTTTTCATGGTGTACTTTTGTTCATGGaatatattttattattattattattatttcggtACTGAGATGCTGATATCTTTTTTATATACCAAATTAGATCCTTCATGAAATATATTTTAATTATTCCCTACTGAGATGctaatatatttttctataaatttggttaaacatctataattttgatttttttttaaattaatgcACCATATACATTTTAAAACGAAGTAAAATTTAGCACCTCAGGAATATTTGAACTTGAGAAATATTACCTCGTTCGGAAATAACTTTGAACTGAAACCACGTAagttatttccgaacggagggacagAGATAACAGCGACCGGACACCCAGTGGAACTGTTTcttataaaaagaaaaagaaatacaaAATGGGAGCAATGGGCTTCAGTTGAGCTATCGCCTCGCCACACAAACTCGAGAAGGAAATGGCGGCTTCTGCTGCGCCCCCTTGCGTCCGCATCTCCTGCTCCACACCTTCACCGACCGCTCTCCGCCGGCCACGCCGCCGGCGCGTCGCCTCCGCCCGATGCTCCCTCGCCGCAGCCCCCGGCCTCCGGGCGCCGGCGGAGCTCGTCGACTCCATCCTCTCCAAGGTGACGCTCACATCTACTAGCTCCTTTGCCCCTCTCCAATCTTCGTCCTAGGTTTTGCAATCCTGCTAAGCAAGTTTGTAACATGGATAATATGGCAAGAAACCACCAAAAATTAGCGTTTTCCACTAAATTTGGTCCCAACTAAAGTTTGCTTCGATTTTCGGCGTGATTTCTTAGCAAGTTAGCATGTTGGCGACAGGTGAAGGGGACTGACCGGGGGGTGCTGCTACCGGAGGAAGGCCACCAGGAGGTCGCCGACGTCGCGCAGCAGCTGGGGAAGTACTGCATCGACGAGCCCGTCAAGTCCCCGCTTATATTCGGAGGTGAGTCCCTCCCTCCCTACCTCGCCAAACCAAACCACAACTCCATCTTATCCGGTATTCTGCTGTGGCTGTGCTTGTGCCACTTGCTGACACAATGTAAAAATGACCAACTTTGTCAaacatgtagtactccctccgtcctaaatataagtctttttagagatttccaatatgaactacatatggatgtacatagacatattctagagcgtagattcactcattttgcttcgtatgtagtccatgttggaatatctaaaaagacatatttaggaacggaggaagtaatacACTGAGACTTGCATCTGGTATTCTGTTGGTACGGTCGCATTGGAGATCTCTAGTGTTAGATGTATCTACCTTGTTCAGTTCCTCATGCCACCTGAATTAAGTTGCTTGATTGAGTTTGTGCGGTGCCTGACCAGACTGGGACGTGGTGTATTGCTCGGTGCCGACGTCCCCCGGAGGGATTTACCGGACCCCTCTCGGCCGGCTGGTGTTCAAGACCGACGACATGGTTCAGGTGGTGGAAGCCCCCGACATCATCAGGAACAAGGTGTCCTTCTCCATCTTCGGCCTCAATGGTGCGGTGTCTTTGAAAGGTAAACCACATGTTGGTTCTTCACTCATTCAGTTTACATCATGCATATTGTTCACTCATTGGCTAGCCCCAGGCTGGCTTCAAGCCCTGCATTGTTGACACAAATATCAGAAATATAAGATTGCGGGTAATATGCCAGTGATCTCAACTCTGTGGGTGTCTTGCAGGCAAGCTGAATGTATTGGACAGCAAGTGGATTCAGGTCATATTTGAGCCCCCGGAACTGAAGGTAGGCCCCTTGGGTTTCCAATACGGTGGCGAGAGCGAGG
This window harbors:
- the LOC119356268 gene encoding probable plastid-lipid-associated protein 8, chloroplastic, whose amino-acid sequence is MAASAAPPCVRISCSTPSPTALRRPRRRRVASARCSLAAAPGLRAPAELVDSILSKVKGTDRGVLLPEEGHQEVADVAQQLGKYCIDEPVKSPLIFGDWDVVYCSVPTSPGGIYRTPLGRLVFKTDDMVQVVEAPDIIRNKVSFSIFGLNGAVSLKGKLNVLDSKWIQVIFEPPELKVGPLGFQYGGESEVKLEITYVDEKIRLGKGSRGSLFVFLRQD